One Oncorhynchus masou masou isolate Uvic2021 chromosome 27, UVic_Omas_1.1, whole genome shotgun sequence genomic window carries:
- the LOC135515709 gene encoding uncharacterized protein LOC135515709: MDATMENIEHTLPLYSNNAKKKSKKKVNSEYTYKLSEYETMDFVKLRVSNRYMFTGRRNASRLAWRAILKHMGLQGKMTASQAMKKWENLKKRYKELKYPPPGVQVFPHSWRWYDLMSDAMEGRLAGSAPIIGPLPPGTSDSDFLPDARPRKRSMIGGIGVMGMHCDLDEMDTERATLETERAALEGEREVMGRERMALEREQAGLEREMANLDRERAQLEREKAAVERERGLIEKEKAQVARDRLAVDRDRVLLAEGRAAEENGAEGQSCKTGGQRVVGSLERTERFLKMFEKLVERM, translated from the exons ATGGATGCTACAATGGAAAACATCGAACACACGCTACCGCTATACTCTAATAATGCAAAAAAGAAAAGTAAAAAGAAAGTGAATTCAGAATACACATACAAAT tgtCTGAATATGAAACAATGGACTTTGTGAAATTGCGCGTATCAAATCGCTACATGTTTACGGGGAGGAGAAATGCCTCTCGACTGGCCTGGAG ggcCATCCTCAAACACATGGGCTTGCAGGGGAAGATGACGGCCAGTCAGGCAATGAAAAAATGGGAAAATCTGAAGAAGAGATACAAG GAGCTGAAGTACCCTCCCCCAGGGGTGCAGGTGTTCCCCCACAGTTGGCGTTGGTACGATCTGATGAGTGACGCAATGGAGGGGCGTCTGGCAGGCTCAGCCCCCATCATCGGCCCACTCCCCCCGGGCACTAGCGACAGTGATTTTCTCCCTGATGCCCGGCCCAGGAAGAGATCCATGATTGGCGGAATAGGGGTGATGGGGATGCACTGTGACCTGGATGAGATGGACACCGAGAGGGCGACGCTGGAGACCGAACGGGCGGCATTGGAGGGCGAGCGagaggtgatggggagagagCGGATGGCGCTGGAGAGAGAGCAAGCAGGGCTGGAACGAGAGATGGCCAACCTGGACCGGGAGCGTGCCcaactggagagggagaaggcagcggtggagagggagagggggctgaTAGAGAAGGAGAAAGCGCAGGTGGCCAGGGATCGGCTGGCTGTGGACAGAGACAGAGTTCTACTGGCGGAGGGTAGAGCAGCGGAGGAGAACGGTGCGGAaggacaaagctgtaaaacaggaggacagagggttgTTGGGTCGTTGGAAAGAACCGAGAGATTCCTCAAGATGTTTGAAAAGTTGGTTGAACGTATGTGA